In Verrucomicrobiota bacterium, the genomic stretch GCGCGGGCAGGAAAGCAAATTAACCGGCCGAATCACGGCGTCGCTGCGGCGGGCAGCGAGTTGGTGGTCGGCCGGGCGCGGAACTCCGTGGCGAGTTTGCGGCCCTCGGCCATCTGCGCCGCGGTGAGGCGCTTGGCGACCTCGCCACGGTTCTTGATCGCGAGCGGATTCTGCGCCTGCGCGGCGAGGTGCAGCCACTTGTAAGCCTCGACGAAGTTGTTCGTCGTGCCCTGGCCGAGGAACAGCATGGCGCCGAGGTTGCCCATCGCCTCCACGCGGCCCTGCTCGGCCGCGGCGCGGAACCACTTCACGGCCTCGACCGGGTTTTTCTCCACGCACTCGCCGGTGTTGTAGAGCGAGCCGAGGATGGCCTGCGACAGGTCGTGCCCCTGCTCTGCCGCAACGGTGAACCACTTCACCGTCTGCACCGGGTCGTGCGCGACGCCGTCGCCGACGCGATACGCGGCGCCGAGGAAAGCCGCGGCGCGCGCATGACCGGCGTCGGCGGCGAGCTGGAAGTATTTCACGGCCTCGGCGCGGTCGCGATCCACGCCCGTCGCCTCCCAATAGGCGAGCCCTTCGCGGAAGTTCGATTCGGCGCTGCGCGAGTTCTTCGACGGCGCGCGAGGCGCGGTCACCGGCGCGCCCGCGGCTTGCTTCATGCCGGACAGCTCGACGGGGGCGAGTTGCTGCGCGTGACGCCGCGGCACGTCGCGCAAAGGGTCATCGCCGCGCGATCGGTTTGCGGCCGGCTTGCCCGCCGCGGTGTCCCGGTTGCATCCCGAAAGCAAACCCGCCGCGAGCACGAGCGCGGGAGCAAATCTTCGGCAGCGAAGCGGGCGCATATGGATCGGTGTTGCGGCACTTGCCCAATCAAAGTCATGCCAGCCGCCGGCACGCTTTACGTCGCGATGTCCCAGACGCCGAGCCGCTGGTGACCCGCGGCAAAGATGCGGTCGGCTTTTTCGTTCAGCGCGAACTGGTGCGTGTGCATCGGCAGCGCCTCCTGCGCGGTGAACTTCCTCGCCGCCACGTCCACGAA encodes the following:
- a CDS encoding sel1 repeat family protein, giving the protein MRPLRCRRFAPALVLAAGLLSGCNRDTAAGKPAANRSRGDDPLRDVPRRHAQQLAPVELSGMKQAAGAPVTAPRAPSKNSRSAESNFREGLAYWEATGVDRDRAEAVKYFQLAADAGHARAAAFLGAAYRVGDGVAHDPVQTVKWFTVAAEQGHDLSQAILGSLYNTGECVEKNPVEAVKWFRAAAEQGRVEAMGNLGAMLFLGQGTTNNFVEAYKWLHLAAQAQNPLAIKNRGEVAKRLTAAQMAEGRKLATEFRARPTTNSLPAAATP